The proteins below come from a single Eubacterium limosum genomic window:
- a CDS encoding response regulator: MEYDDHRQTNGITGYEYNTLMSLLKVSVSKHLLDEHFTLVWANEFYYELIGWDKEAYEARYHNLCDTYYAEDPEELARLTEVVVDAVTNNRGGYTHISHMPKKGGEHVWVRMVATFADEYIGGYQVSYTVMTDINDLVLMQKTQTITYNALPGFAAKYHIGRDFKPTLLEANARYTDFFGDGCWEGRQNPLFKQNYSLNRQAIDSSREKILSGQPFSLGLTVQGADGRRAKLQLNATCVDWKNQEPIYLAIFIDITDVTELREMQSQLEAQAAALKEALDAAKQASRAKSEFLSSMSHDIRTPMNAIVGMTEIARVHLDDPGRVENCLDKISLSSQHLLGLINDVLDMTAIESGSMALNNSAFSLPGFMENVVAIIQPSAEERHQHLFIRTFGVEHEHLSSDPLRLKQVFINILSNAVKFTPEGGSITLTLEEFPAAKAGWGQFRFTFSDTGMGMSADFMAHIFDSFAREHDGRVDKTEGSGLGMAITKRIVDMMGGSITVRSTEGKGSTFVVYLSLRIEETPPCYPDLPPLRVLIADDDALMCEYAVQTLDALGLRAECAENGEDTVQRVIAAHEDGQDFDVLILDWKMPGADGLEVTRQIRARLGEALPILIASSYDWADIRKEALGAGANDFVSKPLFKSTLCHTLKRLVHGERQNDRRAGETPRYDFGGRRFLLVEDNPLNQEIAAELLSQAGAAVDCAANGAEGCEKFALSSPGYYDLILMDVQMPVMNGYEATRRIRALPRKDARRVPIMAMTADAFAADIEKAREAGMDGHLAKPLDLQLMLRELERQL; encoded by the coding sequence ATGGAATACGACGACCATAGACAAACCAACGGCATCACAGGCTACGAGTACAATACCCTCATGAGTCTGCTGAAGGTGAGCGTCAGCAAGCATCTGCTGGACGAGCACTTTACCCTGGTCTGGGCCAATGAGTTCTACTACGAGCTCATCGGCTGGGACAAGGAGGCCTACGAGGCCCGCTACCACAACCTGTGCGACACCTACTACGCCGAAGACCCCGAGGAGCTCGCAAGGCTCACCGAGGTGGTCGTGGACGCTGTCACGAACAACAGAGGCGGCTACACCCATATTTCCCACATGCCCAAAAAAGGCGGAGAGCACGTCTGGGTGCGCATGGTGGCCACCTTTGCCGACGAGTACATCGGGGGCTACCAGGTCTCTTACACGGTCATGACCGACATCAACGACCTGGTGCTCATGCAGAAAACCCAGACCATCACCTACAACGCCCTGCCCGGCTTTGCGGCCAAGTACCACATCGGCAGGGACTTTAAGCCCACCCTGCTGGAGGCCAACGCGCGCTACACCGACTTCTTCGGCGACGGCTGCTGGGAGGGACGGCAGAACCCGCTCTTTAAGCAGAACTACAGCCTGAACCGGCAGGCCATCGACAGCAGCCGGGAAAAGATCTTATCCGGGCAGCCCTTCAGCCTGGGCCTCACCGTCCAGGGCGCCGACGGGCGCAGGGCAAAACTCCAGCTGAACGCCACCTGCGTGGACTGGAAGAACCAGGAGCCCATCTATCTCGCCATCTTCATCGACATCACCGACGTGACCGAGCTGCGGGAAATGCAGAGCCAGCTTGAGGCCCAGGCCGCAGCGCTCAAGGAGGCTCTGGACGCCGCCAAGCAGGCCAGCCGGGCCAAATCCGAATTTCTGTCCAGCATGAGCCACGATATCCGCACGCCCATGAACGCCATCGTGGGCATGACTGAGATCGCGAGAGTGCATCTGGATGACCCCGGGCGCGTGGAAAACTGCCTGGATAAAATTTCCCTCTCCAGCCAGCACCTGCTCGGGCTCATCAACGACGTGCTCGACATGACCGCCATCGAGAGCGGCAGCATGGCCCTGAACAACAGCGCCTTCTCCCTGCCCGGCTTTATGGAAAACGTCGTGGCCATCATCCAGCCCTCCGCCGAGGAAAGGCACCAGCACCTGTTCATCCGCACCTTTGGCGTGGAGCACGAGCACCTGAGCTCAGACCCGCTGCGCCTCAAGCAGGTCTTTATCAACATCCTGTCCAACGCCGTCAAGTTTACGCCCGAGGGCGGCAGCATCACCCTGACCCTGGAGGAATTCCCCGCCGCCAAAGCCGGCTGGGGCCAGTTCCGCTTCACCTTCTCCGACACTGGCATGGGCATGTCCGCAGATTTCATGGCCCACATCTTCGATTCCTTTGCCCGCGAGCATGACGGACGGGTGGATAAAACTGAGGGCAGCGGCCTGGGCATGGCCATCACCAAAAGGATTGTGGACATGATGGGCGGCAGCATCACCGTCCGCAGCACAGAGGGCAAGGGCAGCACCTTTGTGGTGTATTTGTCCCTGCGCATTGAGGAAACCCCGCCCTGCTACCCCGATCTGCCGCCCCTGCGGGTGCTCATCGCCGACGACGACGCGCTCATGTGCGAGTACGCTGTCCAGACTCTGGACGCCCTTGGGCTGAGGGCCGAGTGCGCCGAAAACGGTGAGGACACCGTACAGCGGGTCATCGCGGCCCATGAGGACGGGCAGGATTTTGACGTCCTGATCCTGGACTGGAAGATGCCTGGCGCCGACGGCCTGGAGGTCACCCGCCAGATCCGCGCCCGGCTTGGGGAAGCGCTCCCCATTCTCATCGCCTCCTCCTACGACTGGGCCGACATCCGAAAAGAGGCCCTGGGCGCCGGGGCCAACGACTTTGTCTCAAAGCCCCTGTTCAAATCCACGCTCTGCCACACCCTCAAGCGCCTAGTCCACGGCGAACGCCAGAACGACCGCCGCGCCGGGGAAACACCCCGGTACGACTTTGGCGGCAGACGGTTCCTGCTGGTGGAGGATAATCCGCTCAACCAGGAGATCGCCGCCGAGCTCTTATCCCAGGCCGGCGCCGCGGTAGACTGCGCCGCCAACGGCGCCGAGGGCTGTGAGAAATTTGCCCTCTCCTCTCCC
- a CDS encoding GGDEF domain-containing protein gives MMTTNLIPLTLTLIILLTVFYVLSNSSLLCALKQGTVHSRYWWLVFGLCLGCLLLIMAVFGIPLPLFLLLLYGLKACELLHFPEPGQRNWSAVNLNFLLIAAIYLITLGVLALCQGGSVPSVLSDPLLRPVSLILLLVLNGGMDLFLSRFSQHMLELKTDFRSEEARLFVQFTALSVTFVLLDSAACLFDLPALLVSLFLIGSNALLLLMVGLFIHQLSIIREEAHLETEYALLESSRSRQIRRTEALRDSAYRDALTGAHSRLYAEDYLARLLGQGSPFALAYIDLDGLKGINDAYGHLAGDRYLQDFVQALAQSLRSEDILARVGGDEFMVLFPDTSAPAAHTILSKARARLAAQSRPDWPLSFSFGVDGALKGADKSIEALIHTADQAMYADKQNRRAKEAT, from the coding sequence ATGATGACGACCAACCTGATCCCCCTAACGCTCACGCTGATCATCCTGCTGACTGTTTTTTACGTCCTGTCCAACAGCAGCCTGCTGTGCGCGCTGAAGCAGGGCACAGTCCACAGCCGTTACTGGTGGCTGGTCTTTGGGCTGTGCCTTGGCTGCCTGCTGCTTATCATGGCCGTTTTCGGCATTCCGCTGCCCCTGTTCCTGCTGCTGCTCTATGGCCTCAAGGCCTGCGAGCTGCTGCACTTTCCAGAACCCGGGCAGCGGAACTGGTCCGCCGTAAACCTGAACTTCCTGCTCATCGCCGCCATCTACCTGATCACCCTCGGCGTGCTGGCGCTCTGCCAGGGCGGCAGCGTGCCCTCTGTGCTGAGTGACCCGCTTCTGCGGCCTGTCAGCCTGATCCTCCTGCTGGTCCTGAACGGCGGTATGGACCTGTTTCTGAGCCGCTTTTCCCAGCATATGCTCGAGCTTAAGACCGACTTCCGATCCGAGGAGGCCAGGCTGTTTGTCCAGTTCACCGCGCTTTCCGTTACCTTTGTCCTGCTCGACAGCGCCGCCTGTCTGTTCGACCTGCCGGCACTTCTGGTCTCCCTGTTTTTAATCGGGAGCAACGCCCTGCTGCTGCTCATGGTGGGCCTGTTTATTCACCAGCTGAGCATTATCCGGGAGGAGGCCCACCTGGAAACCGAGTACGCCCTGCTGGAGAGCAGCCGTTCCCGGCAGATCCGGCGCACTGAGGCCCTGCGGGACAGCGCCTACCGCGATGCCCTGACCGGCGCCCACAGCCGGCTTTACGCCGAGGACTACCTGGCGCGGCTCCTCGGCCAGGGCAGCCCCTTTGCCCTGGCCTATATTGACCTGGACGGCCTGAAGGGCATCAACGACGCCTACGGCCACCTGGCTGGCGACCGCTACCTGCAGGATTTCGTCCAAGCCCTGGCCCAGAGCCTGCGGAGCGAGGATATCCTCGCCCGGGTGGGCGGCGACGAATTCATGGTGCTGTTTCCAGACACCAGCGCCCCGGCCGCGCACACGATCCTGTCAAAGGCACGCGCCCGCCTGGCCGCCCAGTCCCGCCCAGACTGGCCCCTCTCCTTCAGCTTTGGGGTGGACGGGGCGCTGAAGGGCGCGGACAAAAGCATCGAGGCGCTGATCCACACCGCCGACCAGGCCATGTACGCCGATAAACAGAACCGACGCGCAAAGGAGGCGACCTGA
- a CDS encoding GGDEF domain-containing protein has protein sequence MPINLLSLILIALIYFYQNWQFFRYAESVLMKPIKKPYIVLSFFMNYALFMVCSFMQLHLVVNWLLIFVLLLIEILCFFRCPLSDSFVLALISMIIGLALNILFRCLLAAIFDLPLTSFSNDTQAAGNLKRYPVGLGFLAAGLYFHLGRRWEAHIDNPRVIFQDKTRKYFLIELSLAIYLYLVLNLLIYSEPGNFLVLKLWGVKSCVFSLLGLGLGVRYAARISRLNHYRALNREVLAELRQKKEEELALSRIASTDALTGCLNRQMAEASLEALLREGMPFCLCFADLNDLKRVNDTLGHEMGDLYLLTAAQTLRRACRTDKDQLYRYGGDEFLILFPGLLPAIASDRLRQVNRGLRARSHMPGHPFDMSVSYGLAQSGEAETPGALIRTADARMYLHKETTERNQNGIRRP, from the coding sequence ATGCCCATCAACCTGCTGTCCCTCATCCTCATTGCCCTGATCTACTTTTATCAGAACTGGCAGTTTTTCCGCTACGCGGAGTCTGTGCTCATGAAGCCCATAAAAAAGCCGTACATTGTCCTCTCATTCTTTATGAACTACGCGCTGTTTATGGTCTGCTCCTTCATGCAGCTTCACTTGGTGGTCAACTGGCTGCTCATCTTTGTGCTGCTGCTCATTGAGATCCTCTGCTTTTTCCGCTGTCCGCTGAGCGACAGCTTTGTTCTGGCCCTGATCTCCATGATCATCGGCCTGGCCTTAAACATCCTGTTCCGCTGCCTGCTGGCCGCCATCTTTGACCTGCCGCTCACCAGCTTCAGCAATGATACCCAGGCCGCAGGCAACCTCAAGCGCTATCCCGTGGGCCTGGGCTTTCTGGCCGCCGGGCTGTATTTCCATCTTGGACGGCGCTGGGAGGCCCACATCGACAACCCCCGGGTCATCTTCCAGGATAAGACCCGCAAATATTTTCTGATTGAGCTGAGCCTGGCCATCTACCTGTACCTGGTGCTCAACCTGCTCATCTACTCCGAGCCCGGCAATTTTCTGGTGCTCAAGCTCTGGGGCGTCAAATCCTGCGTCTTTTCCCTGCTGGGCCTTGGCCTGGGCGTGCGCTACGCGGCCCGCATCAGCCGCCTGAATCACTACCGGGCTCTCAACCGTGAGGTGCTCGCCGAGCTGCGCCAGAAAAAGGAGGAGGAGCTGGCGCTGAGCCGCATCGCCTCCACCGATGCGCTCACCGGATGCCTGAACCGGCAGATGGCCGAAGCGTCCCTGGAGGCGCTGCTAAGGGAGGGCATGCCCTTTTGTCTCTGCTTCGCAGATCTCAACGACCTGAAGCGGGTGAACGACACCCTGGGGCATGAGATGGGCGACCTCTACCTGCTCACCGCGGCGCAGACCCTGCGGCGCGCCTGCCGGACAGACAAAGACCAGCTCTACCGCTACGGCGGCGACGAGTTTCTCATCCTTTTTCCCGGGCTGCTGCCCGCCATCGCCAGCGACCGCCTGCGCCAGGTAAACCGCGGCCTCCGGGCCCGCAGCCACATGCCCGGCCACCCCTTTGACATGTCCGTAAGCTACGGCCTGGCACAGAGCGGCGAGGCCGAAACCCCCGGCGCGCTCATCCGTACCGCCGACGCCCGCATGTACCTGCACAAAGAAACCACTGAAAGGAACCAAAATGGAATACGACGACCATAG